The Microbacterium schleiferi genome contains the following window.
GGTCACCCCGACGGCGCCCGAGGCGACCCAGCCGGGCGTGATCGAGTGGTTGCGCAGTTGCCGCATTCCGGCCCAGAAGTACGCGGGGCCTCCGACAAGCGCAGCGTTCGCCGTCGCGATCACGATCGGCACCGGATGGGCCGGCACGAGGGCGGAAGCGAGGCCGGCGACGACTCCGCTCAGGGCCGCAGCTGCCGCGAATCGAAGGAAGTACCGGCGAGTGGCCCGTCCTCCGTTGGGAACCGGGTGCGCATGAGCCTGAACGAGCGCCGGTGCGGCGATCACGAACGCGATCGCCAGGACGGCAGACAACTCCAGTACACTCATTCTGCACTTCTGTTTCTCGGGGCCTCGGGTGTTCACCGGAGGCTTTCTTGAGGAAAACCTGAGGTGATGCTCTTCGACAACAGACCGGATGCTTGAGCCGAGTGTAGCAGTGTGGTACTAGCACCTCGGATGGCGCGCGGATCGATGGAAGGAGCGTGCTGATGTCTCACTGGGAAGCCCCGTACGTTCCTCAGTACCCGCAGCAGGGTCAGCCCGCGATCGGGCAGTACCCCGGCCCGGCGTACGCGGATCCGCAGTACGCGGATCCGGCATACGGCCAGCAGCAGTACGCGCAGCCCTCGTACGGCGACCCCCGGTTTCCGAGCGCGCAGGTCGAGACCTCTCACGCCGAGTTCACCGACGAGTTCGAGTCGGTACTGGAGCGCATCTCGGTGCACCGATCCACGATCGGCTGCGTCATCCCCTGCTACAACGAGGAAGAGTCCATCGCGGGCGTGCTGGAGGGGTTGCTCCACCAGACGCGGGTGCCCGACGTCATCCATGTCGTCGTGAACAACACCACTGACGCGACAGTCGCGATCGCTTCGCAGTACGCCGGCCCGCACCAGGTCGTCACCGACCTCGGCGAGCAGTTCACCGAGGTGTTCATCCACGACATCGGTAAGAACCCCGACAAGAAGGTCGGCGCACTGAACTACGGCTACGCGCTGGTTGAGGGGTATGACTATCTGCTCGGTGTCGATGGCGACACCATCGCGGATGAGCGGGCCGTCGAGTACCTGGAAACAGAAGCCGTCGGCGACTCCCGTATCGGTGGCATCTCGGCGATCTACACGATCGACGATCGCCCCATCAAGGGTCTGATCGGCAAGTTCCTCATCGCCGGTCAGCGCACCCAGTTCGCGGCCTTCAACCTGCAGAACCTGCTGCGCGGCCGCAACATGGCGGTGCTCGGCGGTCAGTTCTCGATCTTCTCGACTGCCGCACTGCGCGATGTCATGCGTGCCAACCACCAGAGCACGCCGTGGGTCAAAGACAGCGAAGTGGAAGACTCGCTGCTCTCGCTGCAGATCAAGAGCGCCGGCTTCCTCACCAAGATCAGCCCCTACGCGAGGGCAAGCGTGGGTGGCATGACCACCCTCAAGGGCTATGACGCCCAGCAGGTGAAGTGGACCTACGGCGCTATCGAGCTCATGTGGCCCGGTCAGCGCGGTGACACGAAGGGGCAGCCTTTCCACCCCAACCTGCGGCTGCGGTGGTTTGAGAACTTCGGCATGCTGACGA
Protein-coding sequences here:
- a CDS encoding glycosyltransferase family 2 protein codes for the protein MSHWEAPYVPQYPQQGQPAIGQYPGPAYADPQYADPAYGQQQYAQPSYGDPRFPSAQVETSHAEFTDEFESVLERISVHRSTIGCVIPCYNEEESIAGVLEGLLHQTRVPDVIHVVVNNTTDATVAIASQYAGPHQVVTDLGEQFTEVFIHDIGKNPDKKVGALNYGYALVEGYDYLLGVDGDTIADERAVEYLETEAVGDSRIGGISAIYTIDDRPIKGLIGKFLIAGQRTQFAAFNLQNLLRGRNMAVLGGQFSIFSTAALRDVMRANHQSTPWVKDSEVEDSLLSLQIKSAGFLTKISPYARASVGGMTTLKGYDAQQVKWTYGAIELMWPGQRGDTKGQPFHPNLRLRWFENFGMLTNLFVRVAFLTLLAASLSINAFVFSPWWLIPPLVATLLNLRVALTMKHVNQRDILFSALVFPAEIFMWIRIGHFLRSWSSFLSRKKVDNWAAQAKAERGGGFSLGHWVPMILLVLTAIAMTLIWNLLDPVVQSSILWVGWPIVGVVTVIQTLLMAFKLFRRQYGYKV